The Syngnathus scovelli strain Florida chromosome 18, RoL_Ssco_1.2, whole genome shotgun sequence genomic interval GCGAGGGAGCGGAAGGGTGAGGTTCGATTCATCAGCGACGGCACCCTGGCGGCGGTGGGAAAACCGCTCATCAAATTTACCTGGCCGCTCTCAAAGCCCATTTTTTCAAACAAGCCTGTGGAAGACAACAGGCGCTTCATCACCACCGCTCCGATCGTGCGCACACTCATCAAGACCGAGCGGAAACCTGTGGTGGTGAAAAAACACGCCCCGATTCCAATCAAGCCCAAGGAAGTGGTTTCGGCCACGCCCGTGGTGGGCGGCGCTGCCTCTGTGATGTCAAAGGCCAAGCTTGAAGGCACCAGCGGCGTCACCGCGCTCAAAGTTGCATCCAGCGCCGTGCCCACCCTTTTAGCGCCTCCCGAGGATCCTCTTCCCGTTGCCTCTCGactgaaggaggaggaggagagcgagGAGGAAAAAACCGACGAGGAGGCGGACGACGAGAACGGGACGGGACCTCGGTTGACCAACCGCATGGTGCCCAAGCTGCCCACCATGCCCATGGATAACAGGCCCCCTTCCGCGTCTCCCCACAAACCAAACGGCCTTAGCTACTGGAACCCAAAAGCCTCCATCAGGATCAACACTCTGTCACGAGAGCAACTGGCTCTTCCCGCTCATCCGCCTCCCCGTACCATCCCCCCTCCTCCCACCCCTAGCATCGCACCGGTCAGTCCCAACAACCCCAACTCGGCCAAAGTGGCCCGCTCAGCCACCCCTGTCCTGGGAAAATCCAGCCCCGCGGACAACAACTTTCTGGCCCATTCTTCGAGTCGTCGGCCGCGCACGCATCTGTCCTGCCTGCAACTCTCCATTCTGCAGTCCTGCTACGAGACCTGCGCCCACCCCAATGCTATGGAGTGCGAGGCCATTGGTGCAGAGCTTAACCTGCCCCTGAAGGTGGTGCAGATCTGGTTCCAAAACACGAGAGCTAAGGAGAAGCGCTGGAGGCTACAGCAAGAAAAACTGGTAAGCTGCTTGACACATTTTCGAAAAGAAATAGgtgggatggatgggtggatggatgggtgggtggatggatggatggatggatggatggatggatggatggatggatggatggatggatggatggatggatggatggatggatggatggatggatggatggatggatggatggatggatggatggatggatggatggatggatggatggatggatggatggatggatggatggatggatggatggatggataaggaTGTGCCATAATATCGGATGAAGAATTTGTTGTCTGATATTCCCTTTTCTTAACATCTCTCTCCCCTTTTGCCACAGGGTCCTCAAGCCGGGGGGAAGGTGTCGATGAGCTCGGGAAGTTACCTGCAGTACAACGCTCTGAAAGCCAACCGTCCCATCCTGCCCAAACCGGTTCAGCTGACCATCACAGAGACTCCCACTTCCCTGGCAAGCGGCCAGTCTGCACCCAATGAAACGCTGACGGGCTGCTGTGAGGTCTGCAAGGTTTCCTTTGAATCGCGGGCGGCGGCGAGGGCCCACGTCTTCTCGTCGCTTCACCTCGCCAAGCTACGCACCACTAACTTTGGCCAGCCCACCGCGCTGGTCAACAAGAACGGAACTGCCGCCGGAGGTTCGGGCGGCGTCAACCTGAACTTGCAGGTTGGCCATTCTTCTTCGGTCACCGGTTCTGCTTCCGGCGGGGTGGTTGTCATCAAGGTGCCCCCAGCCACGGCTACCAGCAGCAGTTAAAAGGAATTTCAGATCAGGATTGGTCTGCACACTAACTTTGGACCCATTTGGGCTCCTCCAGTTTTAACAAACACGTTTGAGCACTATTCCTCACCACCTAACTTAATTTTTTTGGCTTTGAAGTTGGCTTtttctcctcccccccccccagcacccACTTTCCCATTTGTAACCTTTGTAATAACTCCAACGTCACCCCGAATCAACACCAAACAGTTTCCCCCCCTGCTGCTACTGATTTAATCAGTTTGCCATGTGAGTGATGGATGATACTTTTTGAACTCATCTCATCCTTTAGCGAAACACCTTTGATTTCAACGACCTTCCTACAAAGCTCTGGAGGGACGTGACTTGCGCGGCTTGAATTGATGAACTGATGACGACGCTTTTTAACCGCCATGTCACTCTTTGGGCTAAGATGGAATAACTCCCACCACTTTGCTCCCATGGAATATTTGGGGGATGGAATGCTGTCACTTCCCGGGCAAAGATTGGTTCTGTACGAGAGGAATGGACTAAATTAATGTGATGCGTTTTTGACGGTGGCTTTTATTGATTTGCTACTGGATATATGATCTATGGACTATTGCATATATGTACGTTTGGGATACAATAGAGGTACTAAGAGAGTAGGGCTTTTAAACCCCTTCCCTCCCACTGCCCCCCTCCCCATTGCCATGTTTATAGTTTATGGTCATGACAatccagacaaaaaaaaccaacttataaaaattgcaaggaatCTTGGCATACCGCACTTTGACGCATATTACATTGAAATGTTTTGAAGCATTCTAATGCCAGTGTCTTTTTATGGAAAGATGCATTCATGCATGTTGGATgccttaatatatatattttttcttgctCGTCTCTTGAGTCACGCTTTAGGTGTAAACATAATATTGTTCAAGAAGCAAAAGCTTACGGCATATGGAAGTGAAATTAAGCGCTGTCCCTAATTTACACATCTATATGAATGTCATTCTTTTGATAGAACATGAGCAAATCCTGCCTCGGAAATCTTTGCCAGCTTTTTCTCAGCCcaggacaacaacaaaaaacgtcCAACTCGTGTGGTGTTGCCTGAGAAAAAAAACCTTCAAGCAATCCTGTGGGTTTCATTTGCCCGCCCTAAAAAGTTTGGAATAATGGGCAGAGCCAAAAAcgcattatatattttatagatGAAAtgattttgtcctttttttaacttttcatTGTGCAGCACTCTTCAGTGTTTTATCGTTTTTTGGCCACAGCTTGGTGTTTTATTATAAGGATGAATGGCAGAATTCACAACAGGTCGGATCAAAATTGATTGACGTTTCATTCCAAAGAGATATTTAAGACCGCATGACGAGTATCTTGCCATTGCAACAAATTCATCTCAAAAGGATCTTAAGACTGAATGTCATCAGCAAATTGCATTACATTTCATTTCATGCGTTGATCACCTCTCGTGACTTTTGCCATTCACTTTCTCGTGTAGTATTAATACTGAAACACTGAACAGTTGCACACGTGAACCTTGAAAAGTTGCGAGTTCCAATTTGGTCCACATATGAATATGAAATCCTGTTATTACCTAActattttgagtagttgtatgccgctataataaaaaaagcaaaaaatctttataatatattattttcaaaatatgaATATCACCGCGAGTGTGGAAGggccaataaaatttgaaaggcATGAGTGCTTCTTCAAATCCCtcacccccgccccctccccaccaccaccaccaccacctcttgTTCATACCTAGCCTGGTAATGCACATGCTGTGAAATGCGATGTGATATGTGCAAACCAAACAAGGGAGGAAATTGGCTTTCACCAATATCTTGCAGGCTAATTGTGGATTTTCCATTCTTGCAATGTATCCTTTTGACTGAGAGCTAAAAAGATGGTGCTGTGTTGAAGGACACAACTCACTAAAGAGCTTTTTCCTTCCATTTGAATTTGTATAATAATGTTATAGTTTTAACTCAAATGCAGAACTAAAAGGAACTTTTTGTAAATGCTATATATTAAAAAGTGATATTCCAAAGTAACCTTTTttgtgtcatttaaaaaaaaaaaaaaaaaaatacaaccaaaAAGCAATCAAGAGGTGTTCACAAATGCAAACTGTAAAGGACATCCCACGGCTTGACTCTTGCACTAGTTCACAATATTTGCACAAGTTACAGACATTTCAAAAACGACAGCCATGGATGCAACATGACGAGTGAATCGGTGTGTGGCAGTGTTCTTTCATGACTTAAACACGTTTAGTCTGTCGGGATTCATCTTGTATGCGTGTGTTCGGATGTCAAGACTGGGATAACGCGGTGTTGCACTGTCCAAATCAAATAGGTTTTTATGGAGATCTGCTTTTATTATCTTACATTTCATTGTCAAGTTGATTATCACTATCGTTATAACTGTACTACGACTTATTGAATTTACCATTACTACTCATGCTGTTTTGATTTATTCATTCTTGTTTTCATGCCAcctctctgctctgctctgctctgctcagaCTGAGCATGTTTTTCCTCTGAATATTGAACAATAATAGTGGCAGTGTTGTTATGTGTTGTTAGACCTCTGATTAGGTTTTTTTCGCCCCTTCCTCACTGTACCTTGCCTTTTGTGTTTGGTCTTCATTATGCTTTCTTTGAtatacagaaaaataaaatcagatgAACCTGGGGAACACGGTGGAACTGACTTCATTTTATGATTCAACAAGGCTCTAAAACGGGGGCGTCAAACTAATTTTCGTcgtgggccacattgtagtcatagtttccctcagagggccattatgaccgttGACGTCTTCTATAAACAtctagtataggctacacaacaaactgatgaataaccggTAATACACACTCTTGCACAGTAGATGGCGGTAAGCACCTGGAAATTGATTAAAATCCGCCAGTACCtggttgaagaagaagaaaaggaggaggaagaagaacaaCTGTCATGACCGTACTATTAGGATGCTCTATTATTCTTGTAGCGTGCTTGCTACTTATTATACGTTTATGTATAGTTGTCAAGAATGGGCGCAACTATAAACCTGGTAACAAAGGTCGGATTGGGCTCCTTGTCGTTGCAGGATCAGGTAAAAGTGATACATGGCAATTTCATCGTACGCTTGAGTTACTCTGACACCTTGTGATCTCTTGCGGGTTCTTGGACGTTTTAGGCTTCGAAATGTACCACAATAATTGAGGAAACCGTAACAACTGCAtgattagtttttttgttttttttttgtaaatacccACATCTATCATGTTTCTATGTTTTCTTCTGACTCATAGCAACTTACAGTAGTTGCCGCAGCAGGTATTGTGCCCAATGTATTTACCCCAGAAAAACATTCTGCGTCAGGCCAACCTTAAGGAgctttatatattattatttgctGTCCTTGTAGATGACAACGAGGTAGGTCTATGTGTTTTCAGGTGGTCACACTACAGAAATCCTGCGATTGATGAAGAGCCTTTCCAGTGCCTACTCACCTCGACACTACATTATTGCGGATACAGATACGATGAGTGAAGAAAGAATCCGTGCATTTGAAAAGTCCAAACAGATCTTGGATTGTGATCCACAAGTAAGTAGCTTATTTTACTCGACCGGTGTTAAAGTTGTGGACTACAacaaagtaaactagtagaacaTTGATGCTGTCGTATGCAAAATTTGATAAATGCTTGGTATGTTTTTAGTTTACCATTCATCGGATCCCTCGGAGCCGAGAGGTACATCAGTCATGGAGTTCTTCGGTTTTAAGCACACTGAATGCCCAATTTTACGCTTTACCCCTGATCTTCAGGCTCAGACCAGATATGGTGAGTCAACATTCTCATAAAAATATGCTGTGTGTTTGCACGCGCATGTGCGGACACACTCCCCTGAAGGGACGGTCAGCTATTGTTTCACTCATACCTACTGACAATTTAGTCTTCAGTAATATTATACGATTCATTTCATTGTTATTATAAATTTCTCCCAAAATAAATGAGAttataatcattttttttcatattcttTGCTGTTGTAGGTGCTGTGTAATGGCCCAGGAACCTGTGTTCCCCTTTGCCTAGGAGGACTCCTGCTTGGAATTGTGGGAATTAAGAAAGtcatgattgtttttattgaaagccTTTGTCGGGTGGAGTCGTTGTCGCTCACAGGGAAAATCCTTTACCACGTTTCAGACTATTTTTTTGTGCAGTGGGCCAGTCTGAGGAACAGCTATCCAAAGTCTATTTTCCTCGGCAGAATTGTGTAATCATTACTTTTGTATCAAAAAGGTGGTGTACGGAATGTTTTTGGATCAATGttactttttaatttttgtttaccACAGGTCACACCACActtagaagtgattcaaagttggTGGCGCGCTTGTAAAACAAACTAGGGGTGCTGCGGTACACTGCAAAATATTGAACCGTTCTGTACGGGACAATATGCCTTAATGGACTGTGGGATTTTGTTACTTTATTTACACACATGCATttgtattcaacccattccaactttttactatgcctacTGTCTTCAAGAATTCTCCCCTATTAAAAATTCTACATTCTCTCCATTACAAGACCCTCTTGTATTTGGACTCATTCTGTTTCCTCCctttaatttctacatttcttgGCTGACTCAAACCTttccaactttaaactgttCAGCTTATGTTTCATGTAAAAGCTGACTGTAGAAAAAAAAGACGTATACATTTATCCGCATACATACATACCTCTATCATGGTCTTGCCTGTAGAGGGCAGAATTACGCATTCCCCGCGTAAAGACTGCCGAAACAGTATTAGAAGAAGAATATTTGTCGAATGCCATATCCTTTTTTGGTATTGTGAGTGTTGGACGCGAGTAAAAAAAGCATCAACAGTAAGTTTTGTATTTTCTATGCCTTCCTTGTATTTAGTTATGGTTGATGTTTTTATGTGAGCTTTGACGTAGCAATGAATTTTGACGAGCGATTGTCTTTCCCTTTTTCATCGTCAGAAATGTCAAAGTCATTGAAGAAAATAGTGGATGAGAATCGGGAGAAGAACCTTCCCGATGTTGAAATGTGTGACAGAGGCATTTCCAACATGTTGGATATACCCGGACTGTGTAAGGATGCATTACTTTGCGTGCTCATCGTGAAGTGAacgaactgtgtgtgtgttataaaAAATGTTAAATACTTCTTGATTTCATGTGCTTTGACTTTGTAGTCACTTTGTCCCACATCACTCAATTGGTCCTGAGTCACAACAAGCTGACAGGTAAGCCACAATATGCTCTTGTTTGATGATCCGATAAATCCTGTATACCATTTCTAAGGTATAACTCCGATGGATGAATCTAGGTAAGGCAATGTGCAGaaggttttctttttcttttcagtggTGCCAGCCAACATATCTGAGCTGAAAAACCTGGAGGTTCTCAATATGTTCAACAACCAAATTGAAGAGCTCCCAACTCAAATTAGCAGTCTTCAGAAGTTGAAACACCTTAATCTCGGGTATGCTTGCTTTCAGATGCCTCTTTCAGAAGGGACGATATAGATTGTTGTCTAGTACTGTTTGACTAAGCTTTCTTCCATCTGTGGTAAAACAATGGCTGAATTTTGTGCGCAGAATGAACCGCCTTTGCAACTTGCCCAGAggctttggttctttgccagcgcTTGAAGTTTTGGACCTCACCTACAATAACCTAAGTCAAGATTCATTGCCCGGAAACTTCTTCTATCTAAGTAATTGCTCAGTAAATAACTCGGTCATTTTCAAAGAGTGGCATCATACGTGTAACTCTACTGTAAATGTATGGATGTAAAAAGAAAATCTCCATTTGAAATACTTCATATGGCACAAGTAGAGTCCTGAATGAGTCAATAAACGACTACAATATATTTTTACATTGACATCCGACAAACAATGGTTCTTGTATTCCAGCAACTCTTCGTGCTCTATATCTGAGTGATAATGACTTCGAGGTCCTGCCGGCTGACATCGGAAAGATGACCAAGCTGCAAATAGTAAGTGGATGGCAAAATGGAATCAAATGTGCATTTGTGATGATTTGAAATGTGAAATCAACTGAATGTTTTTACTCCAACCCAGTTGAGCCTACGGGACAACGATCTGATCTCACTCCCAAAGGATATCGGGGATTTGGTACAACTCAAGGAGCTTCACATACAGGGCAATAGACTGACTGTACTCCCTCCAGAACTCGGTAATGACCAGACAATGATCTGACCAACCTTTTACTACCGTCAATGCGGTTTAGCAAGAATATTGGCATATTCGCTGAAATTCAAAAACTGTGTGCGGACAGCAAAATACACAGCGTAGATTCTGAAATGGGCGCTGATGGCGCCTCTACTGATCCGAATGAAGTcttcaaaatgtctttttattATTCTTTAGGTAATCTGGATTTGACTGGTCCAAAACAGGTCTTCAAAGCCGAGAACAATCCCTGGGTCACTCCCATAGGTGACCAGTTCCAACTGGGAGTCTCACATGTTTTTGAATATGTTCGATCGGAGACCTACAAATAGTACGTATAAGCACGCTGCCCCACGTGCATATGATCAGTGTATTTTATGTtacttatttattgtttatAATCGTTTGTCGAGCTGCAGTACATGCCATGCTACTTTGACGTGTATGAGTTAAAAGCAATCCTTCCACTTTTGCGAAGTCTTAGCTTACCTGCCGTATATTACATTGGCTCTTTGGCCAAACTGTGTATTGCAGTAGCCCATTAATTAGTCATTAAAACATGAATTTCTTCCTGTTTCACGGCCCCATAAcaaagttttctttttctttcatcagCCTCTATGGCAGACATATGCAGGCCAACCCAGAACCTCCAAAGAAGAACAATGACAAGAGTAAGAAGATTAGCCGTAAACCACTGGCAgccaaaaacaaatgaaaactcGACGCGAATGTTAGGGTTCTTTTAACTAGCCAGACTCTCTGCATGTGCCTTTCAGTAGCTTCATTTTCAAAGCAATTTTTAACTACAATTATGAACAAGATCATTTCCCAGATTTTCCTTTCTAAATCATTGGTTTTTTTGGATTAGCAGTTTCAGGTACATTTATCATGTAGCAGACAAAAtaatatttgaaaagtgaaatgaagttcatggactTTACTGAAAGTGTGCAGTCATGGTTTGTAAacgtcatttcacttctcaaataacaCTGTGTTCATctgctatatatatattatatttaactGACATTTCTGATCAGAACAACCAATGATTTCTAAAAGAAAATCCTGAAAATTGTCTAAACTTTTTTTATACAACTGTATAtgtatttgtatatatatattgcatATTTTGACTTTAAAGATGGCTATATAAAAATAGATTTAGATCTGTTTTGTATTCATGAATGGAATCAGCAGTATTAAGGCTTGTCAGACTAGAAGTTTTATCTCCTGTGGGAGGCTTTTCCGTCGCATTTTATGGAGACGacactatatatataaatataacgtCACGCTGTTGCCGCATGTAACAAATGAATGTACATGGCTGTTACTAACACCACAAATGTGGATGATTCTTGCTTCAAGCCTGGATTAAATCAAAGTCAAACTCACTCTCACTGAGCAGGCCTGCAGTTGGAGGCGgggttttatatatatttgtgtgtatctatatgtatatgtgtgtatgtgtgtgtgtatatatatatagatatatatatatatctatatatctatatatatatatacacacgtatGTGACGTCATCAAACGGATCCGAACACCCGAGGCCATGTGGTACCTACACCGCCAGATGGCGATAATATAATCAGGGAACCTCCCAAAGATCTTCTGAGGGCAGAGACTATAACTTTGTGGGAGGGCATTCAGTACCACGTGACATATTTTCCTAACTTCTTTCGCTCTCCTGAATTTGGCTGACACTAAAGGAGGTTGAGGAAATGGCAAGTCAAAGTCTATGAAATTCGAAGGAACACCAGAATTTGAGACGTAAAGCCCTTTGCGTCGAATTTGATTCTCTTCTTCACCGACGCACGCAGCATCTCTGTGGCAAAGAGACAGACCAACCGACACAGATCCGACCCTTGTGCTGAGACAATGGCGGCTTTTAGTAAATATGTTACACCGAGGAATTCCTCCATAGCAGGTGGCATTTTGCTCATGTTGTATTTGCTGAAAAATAGAAGACGAAAGCCAAAGCAGGAGTGGTAAGTGGATAGTGGTGTCAAATGAAAGTATTCCTCAGGGATCGTGACTTTGACAGGTGACAGACAACCTAAGAGCTAAAATTGCTGGCCGGTTGGTTTATACAATTTTGCTTATCGAATCTTCTCAACAGTGCAGTTCACCTAACCTTACAAGGTTAATTACATACTAACGAATGCCGTGTTTGGAATAGAAATGAGTGCACACTAAAATGCATTCTGTTTGCTTTTGCATGTATCTTAAAATAAAGATTGAAATGTATACAGCTCCAATAATCACCTTGAACACATTTGGATTAAAGCCATGTTTTCGAAACAAATCTTAAGCATTATCATGTTCTCCATGGTTTAAGCTATGCCAAAGGTCATGGCTGCATTATCAAATCTTAGTTGGTTAACCTTTGCATCTCTTGTTGCCAAATTCGAGCAACGGAGTATGTTACCAGCTCCCCGAAATCATAATAATTTTGCAGTGCAAATGTTATTACTTCATTAAGCTGTATTGTAGTTTCTGTTTAAACAAATACAAAGGTGCATGAACAGTATTCCCATCAAAATCTAATTGAGCTTTTCAAACTAAAAGGCTGCTGAAATATGCATATGTCACTATCATTgcacctgattaaaaaaaaaattgatatatatacatatggcCATTGTAAATACAGACCAGTCCTGAAGGACACTATAGACCTCCTCAGGTCTTCACCAGAAAAGGTCCCATTGAAGTCTGATTTgtatttcaaaatgaaaaaggcaaatatatcattatttttcattttcttttctttcagtcCAAAGCAACGATCAGATTTGGTGCCAAACTTGGAGGTAAGTTGAACGTTTAATATTGCTCAATGGTTTTCATAATTGCACTGCAGAAAGCAATTATTTCATTTGTCATGCTTTTCTTACAGAAGGATGGCAAAAAAGACCGTGCGGCAGTTGA includes:
- the alg14 gene encoding UDP-N-acetylglucosamine transferase subunit ALG14, giving the protein MTVLLGCSIILVACLLLIIRLCIVVKNGRNYKPGNKGRIGLLVVAGSGGHTTEILRLMKSLSSAYSPRHYIIADTDTMSEERIRAFEKSKQILDCDPQFTIHRIPRSREVHQSWSSSVLSTLNAQFYALPLIFRLRPDMVLCNGPGTCVPLCLGGLLLGIVGIKKVMIVFIESLCRVESLSLTGKILYHVSDYFFVQWASLRNSYPKSIFLGRIV
- the rsu1 gene encoding ras suppressor protein 1 → MSKSLKKIVDENREKNLPDVEMCDRGISNMLDIPGLFTLSHITQLVLSHNKLTVVPANISELKNLEVLNMFNNQIEELPTQISSLQKLKHLNLGMNRLCNLPRGFGSLPALEVLDLTYNNLSQDSLPGNFFYLTTLRALYLSDNDFEVLPADIGKMTKLQILSLRDNDLISLPKDIGDLVQLKELHIQGNRLTVLPPELGNLDLTGPKQVFKAENNPWVTPIGDQFQLGVSHVFEYVRSETYKYLYGRHMQANPEPPKKNNDKSKKISRKPLAAKNK